One region of Pogona vitticeps strain Pit_001003342236 chromosome 1, PviZW2.1, whole genome shotgun sequence genomic DNA includes:
- the IMP3 gene encoding U3 small nucleolar ribonucleoprotein IMP3: MVRKLKFHEQKLLKKLDLINWEASAGNLAELRVIRRFHLQRREDYTRYNQLSRAVRELARRIRDLGDAPESAAFRARSTSALLEKCYAMGLIASRSSLEICDRVSASSFCRRRLPCLLLKLRMAQNLKSAVTFVEQGHVRVGPEVVTDPAFLVTRAMEDFVTWTDSSRIRQHVLNYNQERDDFDLAC; the protein is encoded by the coding sequence ATGGTGCGCAAGCTGAAGTTTCATGAGCAGAAGCTCCTCAAGAAGTTAGATCTAATCAACTGGGAGGCTTCTGCCGGGAACCTTGCTGAGTTGCGTGTTATCCGTCGCTTCCACTTGCAGCGCAGGGAAGATTACACGCGCTACAACCAACTGAGCCGAGCCGTTCGGGAGTTGGCTCGCCGCATCAGAGACCTGGGGGATGCCCCAGAGTCAGCAGCTTTCCGGGCTCGGAGTACCTCCGCGCTCCTGGAGAAGTGTTATGCCATGGGGCTGATTGCTTCCAGAAGCTCCTTGGAGATTTGCGACCGTGTCTCGGCGTCTTCCTTCTGCCGCCGGCGCCTGCCTTGCCTGCTTCTGAAGCTGCGCATGGCCCAGAATCTGAAATCGGCGGTGACCTTTGTGGAGCAAGGACATGTGCGGGTGGGGCCGGAGGTCGTGACAGACCCGGCGTTTTTGGTGACCCGGGCCATGGAGGACTTCGTCACCTGGACGGACTCCTCTCGTATACGCCAGCATGTGCTGAACTACAACCAGGAACGGGATGATTTTGACTTGGCCTGTTAG